The stretch of DNA TTGCTTGAGCCGGTGAAACTCTTTAGCTCCGAAGTTGTACCCAATCATCGGCTGAACCCCAAAGGCAAACCCAACAATCAGTAACATCACAATCATGTAAATCTTGCTAGCAATCCCAAAGGCGGCAACTTGGCTCGCACCATAATGTGCCAAATAATTATTCAATAACGCCGTCCCAAAACTTTGCATTAAATTCGTTATTGACGCTGGAATCCCAATGAGCAAAATGGCCTTGATCAAGGCCCCCGTTAAATGCCGCTGATGCCAATCAACACTATTCACCTGGCACTTCGTTAGGACAAAATAGATTAAAATAGCGTCGGTCAAAGCATAACCGATCACGGTCGCTAAAGCTGCCCCAGCCGCACCCAAACCCAACGGAAAAATGAAGATGGGATCAAGGACAATCGTTAAGGCTGTGCCCGAAACCGTCGCAATCATTGATTGTGTCGCCAGTCCTTCGGTTCGAATCATATTGCTAGGAATCAACGAAAAAATGATAAAGCTGGCTCCAAGTGCCATGATACGATAAAATTGCGCCGCATAACGATAGGTTTCACTGGTTGCACCAAATAGGGTTAAGATTTGACGCTCAAAAACGAGTAATAATACCGTCACCACAAGACCAGTCGCTATGCCGACGTAGGCACTAAAACTACTGACCCGACGACTAGTCCCGTCATCCTGTGTGCCGAGTAGTCGTGACATCAGTGCGCTCCCACCGAGGCCAAAGATATCGCCAACTGCCAGCATAAACGAAAATAGTGGCGTACAGAGCGCAACCCCGGCAACTAACGCGGTATTCTGGGTTTGTGAAACAAAAAAGGTGTCGGCCAGATTGTAGATCATACTGGCTAACATCCCGAAAAC from Lactiplantibacillus brownii encodes:
- a CDS encoding MATE family efflux transporter, with product MEELFVKKPIPQAYFQLALPVVFGMLASMIYNLADTFFVSQTQNTALVAGVALCTPLFSFMLAVGDIFGLGGSALMSRLLGTQDDGTSRRVSSFSAYVGIATGLVVTVLLLVFERQILTLFGATSETYRYAAQFYRIMALGASFIIFSLIPSNMIRTEGLATQSMIATVSGTALTIVLDPIFIFPLGLGAAGAALATVIGYALTDAILIYFVLTKCQVNSVDWHQRHLTGALIKAILLIGIPASITNLMQSFGTALLNNYLAHYGASQVAAFGIASKIYMIVMLLIVGFAFGVQPMIGYNFGAKEFHRLKQIIHFDLFVEAGLAFVLAAILMIFAPTIVSWFMPQAIIVKAGSLLLRSLLSTTPLIGIILVFTTVFQSTGQALGAFIMSIARQGLVFLLVIVVADQWFGYLGVVWSQPIADILTVLIGLGFYYWKFKPLLQA